In a single window of the Balaenoptera acutorostrata chromosome 3, mBalAcu1.1, whole genome shotgun sequence genome:
- the RPL10L gene encoding 60S ribosomal protein L10-like isoform X2: MGRRPARCYRYCKNKPYPKSRFCRGVPDAKIRIFDLALEAARICANKYMVKSCGKDGFHIRVRLHPLHVIRINKMLSCAGADRLQTGMRGAFGKPQGTVARVRIGQVIMSIRTKLQNKEHVIEALRRAKFKFPGRQKIHISKKWGFTKFNADEFEDKVAKKCLIPDGCGVKYIPSRGPLDKWRALHS, encoded by the exons ATGGGACGCCGACCCGCTCGTTGTTACCGGTATTGCAAGAATAAGCCGTATCCGAAGTCTCGCTTTTGCCGAGGTGTCCCTGATGCCAAGATCCGTATCTTTGACCTGG CCCTGGAGGCCGCCCGAATTTGTGCCAACAAGTACATGGTGAAAAGTTGTGGCAAAGATGGCTTTCACATCCGAGTGCGACTCCATCCATTACATGTTATCCGCATCAACAAGATGTTGTCCTGTGCTGGGGCTGACAGACTCCAGACAGGTATGCGAGGTGCCTTTGGAAAACCCCAGGGTACAGTGGCCAGAGTCCGCATTGGTCAAGTCATCATGTCCATCCGCACCAAGCTTCAGAACAAGGAACATGTGATTGAAGCCTTACGCAGGGCCAAGTTCAAGTTCCCTGGGCGCCAGAAGATTCATATCTCCAAGAAATGGGGCTTTACCAAGTTTAATGCTGATGAATTTGAAGACAAAGTGGCTAAGAAGTGCCTCATCCCAGATGGTTGTGGAGTCAAATACATCCCCAGCCGTGGCCCTCTGGATAAGTGGCGAGCTCTGCACTCATGA
- the RPL10L gene encoding 60S ribosomal protein L10-like isoform X1 — MGRRPARCYRYCKNKPYPKSRFCRGVPDAKIRIFDLGRKKAKVDEFPLCGHMVSDEYEQLSSEALEAARICANKYMVKSCGKDGFHIRVRLHPLHVIRINKMLSCAGADRLQTGMRGAFGKPQGTVARVRIGQVIMSIRTKLQNKEHVIEALRRAKFKFPGRQKIHISKKWGFTKFNADEFEDKVAKKCLIPDGCGVKYIPSRGPLDKWRALHS; from the coding sequence ATGGGACGCCGACCCGCTCGTTGTTACCGGTATTGCAAGAATAAGCCGTATCCGAAGTCTCGCTTTTGCCGAGGTGTCCCTGATGCCAAGATCCGTATCTTTGACCTGGGTCGGAAGAAGGCAAAAGTGGATGAGTTCCCACTCTGTGGACACATGGTGTCTGATGAGTATGAGCAGCTCTCTTCTGAAGCCCTGGAGGCCGCCCGAATTTGTGCCAACAAGTACATGGTGAAAAGTTGTGGCAAAGATGGCTTTCACATCCGAGTGCGACTCCATCCATTACATGTTATCCGCATCAACAAGATGTTGTCCTGTGCTGGGGCTGACAGACTCCAGACAGGTATGCGAGGTGCCTTTGGAAAACCCCAGGGTACAGTGGCCAGAGTCCGCATTGGTCAAGTCATCATGTCCATCCGCACCAAGCTTCAGAACAAGGAACATGTGATTGAAGCCTTACGCAGGGCCAAGTTCAAGTTCCCTGGGCGCCAGAAGATTCATATCTCCAAGAAATGGGGCTTTACCAAGTTTAATGCTGATGAATTTGAAGACAAAGTGGCTAAGAAGTGCCTCATCCCAGATGGTTGTGGAGTCAAATACATCCCCAGCCGTGGCCCTCTGGATAAGTGGCGAGCTCTGCACTCATGA